The following proteins come from a genomic window of Galactobacillus timonensis:
- a CDS encoding phosphoenolpyruvate carboxykinase (ATP) produces the protein MKGSCYFHDNEVILDYSAEFIETSAQLVNSEFFNTFLDQYLNHLETSRRDLHDFLYAGGRTRIQVREDLKNSIKLLMFMNMDRANMRYVQFPDQFLEVVSDIYRWWRSLQRYSIFYSQNSDSYQTNAFMNVDTQINAIARELFRTLERNITGVADNMYRQLQAGTNASLLLKNYDWDCSQAYAKLRDIAFVHTIMVRTPLMIETKSNKRTNVFKDHDHNPIEDFAGDPKDWVCYPAWAGESLIYTYFYQDYMSSCVAASGLFQLAREEDCHRKPDAILLFGNPDGTKDTVFWKDQENGIWVGKTSASPEIDYFGYAKKSILTLNNLVMMEHGWLPIHGSMVNLYLKDGRKKSLMFMGDSGAGKSETLEALSNIASDLIDHQETVFDDMGSIHINEEGKLVAEGTEIGAFVRLDDLDQATAYKELDRSIFFNPDKKNARVVMPAALYKTVVKEHPVDCLFYANNYDDKRGMHVFDSAAEAKKTFVEGKRNALGTTQEKGLSSTFFANPFGPMQRQEECSVLIDRMFEKLIEEHIPLGEVYTCLGLPDKGNHGIEKAAEELLEFVKES, from the coding sequence ATGAAGGGGAGCTGCTATTTTCATGACAACGAAGTGATTCTTGATTATTCGGCAGAATTCATTGAGACATCGGCTCAGCTGGTGAACTCGGAATTTTTCAATACATTTCTGGACCAGTATCTGAATCATCTGGAGACGTCGCGCCGGGATCTGCACGATTTTTTGTATGCGGGCGGTCGGACGCGGATTCAGGTACGTGAAGATTTGAAGAATTCGATCAAGCTGCTGATGTTTATGAATATGGACCGGGCCAATATGCGCTATGTCCAGTTTCCGGACCAGTTTCTGGAAGTGGTAAGCGATATTTACCGGTGGTGGCGCAGCCTGCAGCGGTATTCCATTTTCTATTCGCAGAATTCGGACAGCTATCAGACCAATGCGTTTATGAATGTGGATACGCAGATCAATGCGATTGCCAGGGAACTGTTCCGTACGCTGGAGCGCAATATCACAGGTGTTGCGGACAATATGTACCGTCAGCTTCAGGCTGGCACCAATGCGTCTTTGTTACTGAAGAACTATGACTGGGACTGTTCGCAGGCGTATGCGAAACTGCGTGATATTGCCTTTGTGCATACGATCATGGTCCGTACGCCGCTGATGATTGAAACAAAGTCCAATAAGCGGACCAATGTGTTCAAGGATCATGATCATAATCCGATTGAGGATTTTGCCGGTGATCCGAAGGACTGGGTATGCTATCCGGCATGGGCGGGAGAGTCGCTGATCTATACCTATTTCTATCAGGACTATATGAGCTCCTGCGTCGCCGCCTCCGGTTTATTTCAGCTGGCAAGGGAAGAGGATTGTCATCGAAAGCCGGATGCGATTCTTCTGTTCGGCAATCCCGATGGGACGAAGGATACGGTGTTCTGGAAGGATCAGGAAAACGGAATCTGGGTCGGCAAGACGTCCGCGTCGCCGGAGATTGATTATTTCGGTTATGCGAAGAAGTCGATTCTGACGCTGAACAACCTGGTCATGATGGAGCACGGCTGGCTGCCGATTCATGGCTCGATGGTAAATCTTTATCTGAAGGACGGGCGGAAGAAGAGTCTGATGTTCATGGGTGATTCAGGTGCAGGCAAGTCGGAGACGCTGGAAGCCTTGAGCAATATCGCTTCGGATCTGATCGATCATCAGGAGACGGTATTCGATGATATGGGCAGCATTCATATCAATGAGGAAGGGAAGCTGGTTGCGGAAGGTACGGAGATCGGTGCCTTCGTGCGGCTGGATGATCTGGATCAGGCAACAGCTTATAAGGAACTGGACCGTTCGATCTTCTTCAATCCGGACAAGAAGAACGCCCGGGTTGTGATGCCGGCTGCGCTGTATAAGACTGTCGTCAAGGAACATCCGGTGGACTGTCTCTTCTATGCGAACAACTATGATGACAAGCGGGGAATGCACGTGTTTGACAGTGCAGCAGAGGCGAAGAAGACATTTGTGGAAGGCAAGCGCAATGCGCTGGGCACGACGCAGGAGAAGGGATTGTCGTCCACGTTCTTTGCCAACCCGTTCGGGCCGATGCAGCGTCAGGAAGAGTGCAGCGTATTGATCGATCGCATGTTCGAGAAGCTGATCGAGGAACATATTCCGCTGGGCGAAGTATATACGTGCCTCGGTCTTCCGGATAAGGGAAATCACGGCATTGAAAAGGCAGCCGAAGAACTGCTGGAGTTTGTCAAGGAGTCATAG
- a CDS encoding ATP-binding cassette domain-containing protein — protein MTENILEVKDLKKQYHGKNGTVDAVKEISFHVERGEIFGFLGAKGAGKSTTINMVMTQLLLSGEQNLIDGKDLTGDAAAIWRRIGVVAQNNNPGRNLTAEENLYFHGRCFGRSQDDCKAFRGTSEEVRPL, from the coding sequence ATGACAGAGAACATACTTGAAGTAAAAGATCTGAAGAAACAGTATCACGGTAAAAACGGGACAGTGGATGCCGTAAAGGAAATTTCGTTTCATGTTGAGCGGGGAGAGATCTTCGGTTTCCTTGGGGCCAAAGGGGCAGGCAAGTCGACCACGATCAATATGGTGATGACGCAGCTTCTGCTTAGCGGTGAACAGAATCTGATCGATGGAAAGGATCTGACCGGGGATGCGGCCGCAATCTGGCGCAGGATTGGCGTTGTTGCTCAGAATAACAACCCGGGGCGCAACCTGACAGCGGAAGAGAACCTGTATTTCCATGGCCGCTGCTTCGGCAGATCCCAAGACGATTGCAAAGCGTTCCGAGGAACTTCTGAAGAGGTTCGGCCTCTATGA
- the scfB gene encoding thioether cross-link-forming SCIFF peptide maturase: MTGALIHQLSGSFMEGEPMIHQYKMNGYNIVLDTYSASVHVTDDVTYDAITLLDQGCTKEEASARLKKNYAAKGISDSDIDDVFSDIQELIDAGKLFTSDTFADLAPKLKNQSNVIKAMCLLVAHTCNLNCSYCFAAQGKFHGKAGLMDFETGKRAIDFLIEHSGTRRNLEVDFFGGEPLVNFDVCKQIVAYARSIEKEKGKNFRFTLTTNGVNLNDEVIAWANKECYNVVLSLDGRKEVNDRFRVDINGKGSYDTIVPNFQKLVKARGNRNYYMRGTFTHYNTDFTKDLFHMADDLGFTELSMEPVVADPSSPSALTEEDLPKLFEQYEILARDMVRREEEGHPITFYHYMINLAHGPCIYKRISGCGSGTEYVAVTAWGDLYPCHQFVGDAAYKLGDIYHGITNTALRDEFKSCNVYSRPECKDCWAKLYCAGGCAANAYHSTGDIHGTYEYGCKIFRKRIECAIMIQVAAAMRGQTSASKSTDPCDEECESSCSSQNQL; the protein is encoded by the coding sequence ATGACCGGAGCGCTGATTCATCAGCTCTCCGGTTCTTTCATGGAAGGGGAACCTATGATTCATCAGTACAAAATGAACGGATACAACATCGTCCTGGACACCTACAGTGCCAGCGTACACGTCACTGACGATGTGACATATGATGCGATCACTCTGCTTGATCAGGGCTGCACGAAAGAAGAAGCCTCTGCCCGGCTGAAGAAGAACTATGCCGCAAAAGGCATCTCAGACAGCGACATCGACGATGTTTTCAGTGACATTCAGGAGCTCATTGATGCGGGAAAACTGTTCACCAGCGACACCTTTGCGGATCTTGCGCCGAAGCTCAAGAATCAGTCCAATGTCATCAAGGCCATGTGCCTGCTGGTTGCCCACACCTGCAACCTCAACTGCTCCTACTGCTTTGCGGCACAGGGCAAGTTCCATGGCAAAGCCGGTCTCATGGATTTTGAAACCGGAAAGCGGGCCATCGACTTTCTCATCGAGCACTCAGGAACGCGGCGCAATCTCGAGGTTGATTTCTTCGGCGGTGAGCCCCTGGTCAACTTCGACGTCTGCAAGCAGATTGTTGCCTATGCACGCAGTATCGAAAAGGAAAAGGGCAAGAATTTCCGCTTCACTCTGACCACCAACGGCGTCAACCTGAATGATGAAGTCATCGCATGGGCAAACAAAGAGTGCTATAACGTCGTCCTTTCCCTTGACGGCCGCAAGGAAGTCAATGACCGTTTCCGCGTCGATATCAATGGCAAAGGAAGCTACGACACGATCGTTCCAAACTTCCAGAAGCTGGTCAAGGCGCGCGGCAACAGGAACTATTACATGCGCGGAACGTTTACGCACTACAACACGGATTTCACCAAAGACCTGTTCCACATGGCCGATGACCTCGGCTTCACAGAGCTGTCCATGGAGCCGGTGGTCGCCGATCCTTCCAGTCCCAGCGCATTAACGGAAGAAGATCTTCCGAAGCTGTTTGAACAGTATGAAATTCTTGCCAGGGACATGGTCCGCCGGGAAGAGGAAGGTCATCCCATCACCTTCTATCACTACATGATCAACCTTGCCCACGGACCCTGCATCTACAAGCGCATTTCCGGCTGCGGCTCAGGAACAGAATATGTCGCTGTCACAGCCTGGGGCGATCTCTACCCCTGCCATCAGTTCGTTGGTGACGCTGCCTATAAGCTCGGCGACATTTACCACGGCATTACAAACACCGCCCTGCGCGATGAGTTCAAGTCCTGCAACGTCTACAGCCGTCCCGAGTGCAAAGACTGCTGGGCGAAGCTGTACTGCGCCGGCGGATGCGCGGCCAATGCCTACCATTCCACAGGTGACATTCACGGCACCTATGAATACGGCTGCAAGATCTTCCGCAAGCGGATTGAGTGCGCAATCATGATCCAGGTAGCTGCGGCAATGCGCGGCCAGACCTCTGCTTCAAAAAGCACGGATCCGTGCGATGAAGAATGCGAAAGCAGCTGCTCATCGCAAAATCAGCTCTGA
- a CDS encoding GNAT family N-acetyltransferase, with product MSGWKIRTVDPENDAEACLAIYRPYVEHTAITFEYTVPSVEEFRSRMEHTLERYPYLVIERDGKIGGYAYVSPFKEREAYDYAVETSIYLDASYRHQGLGKMLYSALESILKKMGVCNVNACIGVPPEGMILPFLDNNSMDFHRHLGYQMVGRFHSCGYKFSTWIDMVWMEKMIQDHPSSPAPLRPYSKVRKD from the coding sequence ATGAGCGGGTGGAAGATTCGTACCGTGGATCCTGAGAACGATGCGGAAGCATGTCTTGCCATTTATCGTCCGTATGTTGAGCATACGGCAATTACGTTTGAATATACGGTACCTTCGGTTGAGGAGTTTCGCAGCCGCATGGAACATACGCTGGAACGTTATCCGTATCTTGTCATAGAACGCGACGGGAAGATCGGCGGCTATGCCTATGTATCTCCATTCAAAGAACGTGAGGCCTATGATTATGCTGTTGAAACATCGATCTATCTTGATGCGTCCTACCGCCATCAGGGCCTGGGAAAGATGCTGTATTCTGCCCTGGAGAGCATTCTGAAGAAAATGGGTGTGTGCAATGTCAATGCCTGCATCGGCGTTCCTCCTGAAGGAATGATTCTTCCGTTCCTCGATAACAACAGTATGGATTTCCACCGCCACCTTGGCTATCAGATGGTCGGGCGCTTTCACAGCTGCGGCTACAAGTTTTCAACATGGATTGACATGGTTTGGATGGAGAAGATGATTCAGGACCATCCATCATCCCCGGCTCCTCTTCGTCCCTATTCAAAGGTGCGCAAAGACTGA
- a CDS encoding aminotransferase class I/II-fold pyridoxal phosphate-dependent enzyme has protein sequence MKLPPFKTEQWMNIYENDAVYNLTDTCVSPLTFRQLTAMDPGDRLHDLKLDYGVIPGNEALRKCILSLYQTGTIDDITLADGCLHANELIMNTLLESGDQVLTFSPGYQQFSDVPRSLGCEVTEIKLHEETGWQPELEDISAAFASHRFRLVILNMPNNPTGSMLNETILQALLQYAERCGSYILCDEVYRDPQFPSIADLYPLGISTSSLSKLFSLAGLRLGWIKGPRKLIDKINERRDYSMISTGPLRDTLALIALENKDQLLCRSRSRIKEDQAVIEQWLKTDPRMSIQMPVSGTVGFLKYDAPINSEDLARDLLRDTGVFFVPGSCFDCDYHLRLTFTAEPETLRRGLQLLSGYLIAMSHPCQT, from the coding sequence ATGAAACTGCCCCCATTCAAAACCGAACAGTGGATGAACATCTACGAAAATGATGCCGTCTACAATCTGACGGACACCTGCGTCAGCCCTCTCACCTTCCGGCAGCTGACGGCCATGGATCCTGGCGATCGCCTCCATGACCTGAAGCTCGACTATGGCGTCATCCCGGGTAACGAGGCTCTTCGCAAATGTATTTTGAGCCTGTATCAGACCGGTACCATCGATGACATTACGCTCGCGGATGGCTGCCTGCATGCCAATGAACTGATCATGAACACCCTGCTGGAGTCAGGCGATCAGGTGCTTACTTTTTCACCCGGTTATCAGCAGTTTTCTGATGTTCCAAGATCCCTCGGCTGTGAAGTGACGGAAATCAAGCTTCATGAAGAGACCGGCTGGCAGCCGGAGTTGGAAGATATTTCCGCAGCATTTGCCAGTCACCGTTTCCGGCTCGTAATCCTCAACATGCCGAACAATCCTACCGGCTCAATGCTCAATGAAACGATCCTGCAGGCCCTGCTGCAATATGCAGAACGCTGCGGCAGCTACATCCTCTGTGACGAGGTGTACCGGGATCCACAGTTTCCCAGTATTGCCGATCTCTATCCGCTCGGCATCTCTACTTCTTCGCTTTCCAAATTATTCTCACTGGCCGGCCTGCGCCTGGGATGGATCAAGGGGCCGAGGAAGCTGATCGACAAGATCAACGAACGCCGCGACTATTCCATGATATCAACAGGACCATTGCGGGACACGCTGGCTCTGATTGCGCTTGAAAACAAGGATCAGCTGCTTTGCCGCAGCCGCAGCCGCATTAAAGAGGACCAGGCCGTCATTGAGCAGTGGCTGAAAACGGATCCCCGCATGTCGATTCAAATGCCGGTTTCCGGAACCGTCGGCTTTCTGAAGTACGATGCCCCGATCAACAGTGAAGATCTTGCCCGCGATCTATTGCGGGATACAGGTGTCTTCTTTGTGCCGGGAAGCTGCTTTGATTGCGATTACCATCTGCGTCTCACCTTTACGGCAGAACCCGAAACGCTGCGCCGCGGCCTGCAGCTGCTGAGCGGATATCTGATTGCCATGAGTCATCCTTGTCAAACTTGA
- a CDS encoding amino acid ABC transporter permease: protein MADIFTSENLIFLIKGAGISLLLALGAVAIGCVIGILLAAAKLSHSKILHVIANIYVELFRGTPMLLQILFFFLGIPVLYQRITGSRMTANPYIVGLLSLSFNSGAYQTELIRSGIQGVDKGQWEACATLGIGYKTMMKEIILPQAFRHIIPPMVSEFITLTKDSSLISNIGALELLYRSQILGARYYDYLDPLILAGILYLIMTVITSYFSKKLERKLAQSD from the coding sequence ATGGCAGATATCTTTACCTCTGAAAATCTCATCTTTCTAATCAAGGGAGCAGGCATAAGCCTGCTTTTAGCCTTGGGAGCTGTAGCCATCGGATGCGTCATCGGCATCCTGCTGGCAGCAGCCAAGCTGTCGCATTCCAAAATTCTCCATGTTATTGCCAACATCTATGTCGAGCTGTTCCGCGGCACCCCGATGCTGCTGCAGATCCTGTTCTTCTTCCTCGGCATTCCGGTTCTCTATCAGCGCATCACCGGCAGCCGGATGACTGCCAACCCGTACATCGTCGGTCTCCTCTCCCTTTCCTTCAACTCCGGCGCCTACCAGACGGAACTGATCCGCTCCGGCATCCAGGGCGTCGACAAAGGTCAGTGGGAAGCGTGCGCCACCCTTGGCATCGGATACAAGACGATGATGAAGGAAATCATCCTTCCGCAGGCGTTCCGTCATATCATTCCGCCGATGGTCTCTGAGTTCATTACGCTGACCAAGGACAGTTCGCTGATTTCCAACATCGGCGCACTGGAACTGCTGTATCGTTCGCAGATCCTCGGCGCCCGGTATTATGACTATCTGGATCCGCTGATTCTTGCCGGTATTCTGTATCTCATCATGACGGTCATTACCTCGTATTTTTCAAAGAAGCTGGAAAGGAAGCTGGCCCAAAGTGACTAA
- a CDS encoding transposase — translation MKNADLVFEGPDQRTYYNAVQLALPLNLFIKVPQDDTLYSFLGAVKGVNFSRYVKPIRSNNSRSHDRGMLVKVILFAYMNRIYSLEDIVQHCRTDIRFIYLSNQEMPSKMAFSRVMNQLTESIDSLMKDLNLDIINETGIDPNTQFVDGTKIEANAYKNSFVYKKRILNARADLFRDITKAVTSLNLAYGYYYETKVRYSALEIWFIVQYLMDVMVHENIQIQYGKGKRKSDIQKRYDLLLGYAIRLSGYETWLSIIGDRNSCSKTDHDATFMATKWDYYNRSGVTRPCYNCQIAVSEGFIVNSDIYQTPGDTVTWEPFMERFHSLYGYYPRDPTADAGYGGYDNYLYNIRHGINLVQKFPMYGKEHDRMFRKNHPFNTFNWGVDKDGYRICPNGRKFDHYDGDRSSISRAGNLTILQNYSEPKHCEGCPLRDKCIPKYNKRGYRQNSVNVVGEELKAEARKQLDSEKGIELKTKRSEQAEGAFGVIKEDMRFTRFHRRGMKNVKMEFLLVIMGYNLRKYHHWRLTVKKPEQNSLMN, via the coding sequence ATGAAAAATGCTGATCTTGTTTTCGAAGGACCCGATCAGCGCACTTATTATAACGCTGTTCAGCTGGCCCTGCCTCTTAATCTCTTTATCAAAGTGCCTCAGGATGACACCCTTTATTCGTTTCTCGGTGCGGTGAAAGGAGTGAACTTCAGCCGTTATGTGAAACCAATCCGTTCGAATAACTCCCGCAGTCATGACAGAGGTATGCTCGTTAAAGTCATTCTCTTTGCCTACATGAATCGCATTTATTCCCTGGAAGATATCGTCCAGCACTGTCGGACCGATATCCGGTTCATCTATCTCTCTAATCAGGAAATGCCCAGTAAAATGGCCTTTTCGCGTGTGATGAATCAGCTCACTGAATCCATTGACAGCCTCATGAAGGATCTCAACCTGGATATTATCAACGAGACTGGAATTGATCCGAACACTCAGTTCGTAGATGGCACGAAGATCGAGGCGAATGCGTACAAGAATTCCTTTGTTTATAAGAAACGAATTCTGAATGCACGTGCAGATCTCTTCCGCGATATTACCAAAGCGGTCACCTCACTGAATCTCGCTTATGGGTACTATTACGAAACCAAAGTGAGATACTCTGCTTTGGAAATATGGTTCATCGTTCAGTATCTGATGGATGTCATGGTTCATGAAAACATTCAAATTCAGTACGGAAAAGGAAAGCGCAAGTCAGACATTCAGAAGCGGTATGATCTTCTGCTTGGCTACGCAATACGGCTCAGCGGCTATGAGACCTGGCTTTCTATCATTGGTGACAGGAACAGCTGCTCAAAGACGGATCATGATGCGACCTTCATGGCTACCAAATGGGATTATTACAACCGTTCCGGTGTAACACGCCCCTGCTATAACTGCCAGATCGCCGTTTCAGAGGGATTCATTGTAAACAGCGATATCTATCAGACGCCTGGAGATACGGTCACCTGGGAACCATTTATGGAGCGATTCCACAGCTTATACGGTTATTATCCCAGGGATCCGACGGCTGATGCCGGATATGGAGGTTATGACAATTATCTGTATAACATCCGGCATGGAATAAATCTGGTTCAGAAGTTCCCGATGTACGGCAAGGAACACGACAGAATGTTCAGGAAGAATCACCCATTTAATACATTCAACTGGGGTGTTGATAAAGATGGCTATCGGATCTGTCCGAATGGAAGAAAGTTCGATCATTATGACGGAGACAGAAGTTCAATTTCACGGGCAGGAAATCTGACCATTCTGCAGAATTATTCAGAGCCAAAACATTGCGAAGGCTGTCCACTGAGAGACAAATGTATACCGAAGTACAACAAGCGTGGATATCGTCAGAACAGCGTGAATGTTGTGGGTGAAGAGCTGAAAGCGGAAGCCAGAAAACAGCTGGATTCAGAGAAAGGAATCGAACTGAAAACCAAGCGCAGCGAGCAGGCGGAAGGTGCCTTCGGAGTGATTAAGGAAGACATGAGATTTACCCGATTCCATAGAAGAGGAATGAAAAACGTAAAAATGGAATTTCTTCTGGTAATCATGGGATACAATCTCCGCAAATATCACCACTGGCGTCTGACTGTGAAGAAGCCAGAGCAGAATTCACTGATGAACTAA
- a CDS encoding aminotransferase class I/II-fold pyridoxal phosphate-dependent enzyme yields MEKYYGNLEQQLRACCRSGQTPLHMPGHKRRVSVTGAIDSTLDFTEVEETDDLHHAEGILKEAMERTAALYGAKRTWYLVNGSTCGNLAGIAAMTRQGDEVVVGRNCHRSIFHALQLRGLKVHWVMPAYIEEYGIYGSLSPAAVEHALQKYPHTRAVILTSPTYEGVISDIASIVTAAHERNIPVFVDEAHGAHLGFGSFPENAVQCGADLVVQSPHKTLFSATQTAWLHLNGNLVSQEKVEQQLGIFETSSPSYPLLMSLDGCTKAWHDHGGEFASRWMNMLAEFDREAGGLSNLSILWHDGKDQRDGCIFSYDPGKIMIHSPVSGEKLLHLLHDQYRFTLEMAEGNNVLAMTSAADDPAEIHRFAQALHEIDDCISEGEEKRDDPAAMQRLPAAVMNIQDAVESNHVSLPLFEAEGKIAGEYVFLYPPGIPMIVPGEVIEPAQLDFFRRAMQKGYRIRTSESADDHVLVCRENQEYE; encoded by the coding sequence ATGGAAAAATATTACGGAAATCTGGAGCAGCAGCTTCGCGCCTGCTGCAGAAGCGGGCAGACGCCGCTGCATATGCCGGGACATAAGCGCAGAGTCTCAGTAACGGGAGCCATCGACAGTACGCTTGATTTTACGGAAGTCGAAGAAACGGATGATCTGCATCATGCGGAAGGGATCCTGAAAGAAGCGATGGAGCGGACTGCTGCTCTCTATGGCGCCAAACGGACCTGGTATCTTGTCAATGGCAGTACGTGCGGCAATCTGGCCGGTATCGCGGCAATGACCCGTCAGGGTGATGAAGTAGTCGTCGGGCGCAACTGTCACCGCTCTATCTTTCATGCGCTGCAGCTGCGCGGCCTGAAGGTGCACTGGGTGATGCCTGCGTACATTGAGGAGTATGGCATTTATGGCTCTCTGTCGCCCGCAGCGGTGGAACATGCGCTGCAGAAGTATCCGCATACGCGTGCCGTTATTCTGACCAGTCCTACCTATGAAGGCGTGATCAGTGACATTGCCAGTATTGTCACCGCAGCCCACGAAAGGAATATTCCGGTCTTTGTGGATGAGGCACATGGTGCCCATCTTGGCTTTGGGAGCTTTCCTGAAAATGCAGTTCAGTGCGGGGCAGATCTTGTCGTCCAGAGTCCGCACAAGACACTGTTCTCGGCAACACAGACGGCCTGGCTACATTTGAACGGGAATCTTGTCTCTCAAGAAAAGGTTGAACAGCAGCTTGGAATCTTTGAAACATCGTCGCCATCCTATCCTTTGTTGATGAGTCTGGACGGCTGCACAAAAGCATGGCATGACCATGGCGGAGAATTCGCATCCCGCTGGATGAACATGCTTGCGGAGTTTGACCGTGAGGCCGGCGGACTGTCGAATCTTTCCATTCTTTGGCATGACGGCAAAGACCAAAGAGACGGCTGCATCTTTTCCTATGACCCGGGAAAAATCATGATTCACAGTCCGGTGTCCGGAGAGAAACTTCTTCATCTTCTCCATGATCAGTACCGTTTCACACTGGAAATGGCAGAGGGAAACAACGTGCTGGCAATGACCAGTGCCGCCGATGATCCTGCCGAGATTCATCGCTTCGCCCAGGCTCTTCATGAAATCGACGACTGCATTTCAGAGGGCGAGGAAAAGAGGGATGATCCTGCCGCAATGCAACGTCTTCCTGCGGCGGTCATGAATATTCAGGATGCCGTGGAGAGCAATCATGTTTCATTGCCCCTGTTTGAAGCGGAAGGGAAGATTGCGGGTGAATATGTGTTTCTTTATCCGCCGGGAATTCCGATGATCGTTCCCGGGGAAGTCATTGAACCGGCGCAGCTGGATTTCTTCCGCAGAGCAATGCAGAAGGGTTACAGAATCCGTACCAGTGAATCAGCAGATGATCATGTTCTGGTCTGTCGCGAAAATCAAGAATATGAATGA
- the scfA gene encoding six-cysteine ranthipeptide SCIFF yields the protein MKHIVTLDTRSMKDSAANGGCGECQTSCQSACKTSCGIANQSCENKQAK from the coding sequence ATGAAGCACATTGTGACATTGGATACACGCAGCATGAAGGACAGTGCAGCAAACGGCGGATGCGGCGAGTGCCAGACTTCCTGCCAGAGCGCCTGCAAGACGAGCTGCGGTATTGCGAATCAGAGCTGCGAAAACAAGCAGGCCAAGTAA
- a CDS encoding ATP-binding cassette domain-containing protein gives MAAASADPKTIAKRSEELLKRFGLYDRRNDYVKNYSGCMVQRLKIARAMLHNPEILFLDSRRRDWIPTTAIFSGIRCSR, from the coding sequence ATGGCCGCTGCTTCGGCAGATCCCAAGACGATTGCAAAGCGTTCCGAGGAACTTCTGAAGAGGTTCGGCCTCTATGATCGCCGCAATGACTATGTGAAGAACTATTCCGGATGTATGGTGCAGCGTCTCAAAATTGCGCGGGCGATGCTCCATAATCCGGAGATTCTTTTCCTCGATAGCCGACGACGGGACTGGATCCCAACTACCGCAATATTCTCTGGGATCAGGTGCTCAAGATGA
- a CDS encoding amino acid ABC transporter ATP-binding protein produces MTKIKVEHLNKTFGALKALKDVSLEIEDGDIVCLIGPSGSGKSTLCRCIHGLETPDSGSIYLDDVLMDPGNKAAYAAQRKKMGFVFQHFNLFANKTVLENCVLAPMTVLGKSEQEAKEIAMEYLRKVGMEAKADSYPSKLSGGQQQRAAIARALCMNPEVMLFDEPTSALDPEMIKEVLEVMRDLGNQGMTMLVVTHEMGFARKVGNKVIFLDNGEIVEQNTSEAFFSNPRTDRAKDFLSKVLYD; encoded by the coding sequence GTGACTAAGATCAAAGTTGAACACCTGAACAAAACCTTCGGAGCACTGAAGGCACTCAAGGACGTCAGCCTGGAAATTGAAGACGGCGACATTGTCTGCCTCATCGGTCCTTCGGGATCCGGAAAAAGCACCCTCTGCCGGTGCATCCACGGCCTGGAGACCCCGGACAGCGGCAGTATCTATCTCGATGACGTTCTGATGGACCCGGGCAATAAGGCAGCCTACGCCGCCCAGCGCAAGAAGATGGGCTTCGTCTTTCAGCACTTCAATCTCTTTGCAAACAAGACCGTACTGGAAAACTGCGTGCTTGCACCGATGACGGTTCTTGGCAAGAGCGAACAGGAAGCCAAAGAGATCGCCATGGAATATCTCAGGAAGGTCGGCATGGAAGCCAAGGCTGATTCCTATCCTTCCAAGCTGTCCGGCGGCCAGCAGCAGCGTGCAGCAATTGCCCGTGCCCTGTGCATGAATCCCGAAGTGATGCTGTTTGATGAACCGACGTCGGCCCTCGATCCGGAAATGATCAAAGAGGTGCTGGAAGTCATGCGTGACCTTGGCAATCAGGGGATGACGATGCTCGTCGTCACCCATGAAATGGGATTTGCGCGCAAGGTCGGCAATAAGGTCATCTTCCTTGATAACGGCGAAATCGTGGAGCAGAACACTTCGGAAGCCTTCTTCTCCAATCCCCGTACCGATCGGGCCAAGGATTTCCTCTCCAAGGTTCTCTACGACTGA